From a single Serratia surfactantfaciens genomic region:
- a CDS encoding type II toxin-antitoxin system VapC family toxin, with translation MYMFDTNTVSHLFRQHPQVLNVMEKLPPSAVCISSVTEAELLYGVAKRRNKALQSMVEAFIAAVTVYAWDSEAARCYGEMRANMERKGKIMGAMDQLIAAHAQSRGATLVTNDRAFAMVPGLAVEDWTR, from the coding sequence GTACATGTTTGATACCAACACCGTCAGCCACTTGTTTCGGCAGCATCCGCAGGTGCTTAACGTCATGGAAAAGCTCCCGCCTTCTGCCGTATGTATTTCCAGCGTCACGGAGGCGGAACTGCTTTACGGTGTGGCTAAACGGCGGAACAAGGCGTTGCAAAGCATGGTCGAGGCCTTTATTGCCGCGGTAACGGTCTATGCATGGGATAGCGAGGCTGCCCGCTGTTACGGTGAAATGCGGGCAAACATGGAGAGAAAGGGGAAAATCATGGGCGCGATGGATCAACTGATCGCCGCTCATGCGCAGAGCCGTGGCGCGACGCTGGTGACCAACGATCGCGCATTCGCCATGGTGCCCGGATTGGCTGTTGAGGACTGGACGCGCTGA
- the mdtD gene encoding multidrug transporter subunit MdtD, which yields MLMKHTATVRWQLWIVAFGFFMQTLDTTIVNTALPSMAASLGENPLRMQSVIVSYVLTVAVTLPASGWLADKVGVQRVFFSAIVLFTLGSILCARSETLNELIASRVIQGVGGAMMVPVGRLTVMKIVPREQYMAAMTFVTLPGQIGPLMGPALGGFLVQYASWHWIFLINIPVGIVGAIATLLLMPNYQMQTRRFDLSGFILLAIGMASLTLALDGHKGMGLSGAAIAGLVALGAAALLGYVWHAYGNSRALFSLRLLRTPTYKIGLLASLLGRIGSGMLPFMTPLFLQVGMGFTPFHAGLMMIPMIIGSMGMKRIVVQVVNRFGYRNVLVAATLLLALVSLSFLLAAMLGWLWLLPVVLFFQGMVNSLRFSAMNTLTLKDLPDRLASSGNSLLSMVMQLSMSLGVSVAGILIGSFAHHQVVADSPAIHSAFIYSYCCMALIIALPALAFARVPADSAPNRTLTKEPGTGSTRLQ from the coding sequence ATGCTGATGAAACACACCGCCACGGTACGCTGGCAACTCTGGATAGTGGCGTTCGGCTTCTTTATGCAGACGCTGGATACCACTATCGTCAACACCGCCCTGCCCTCGATGGCCGCCAGCCTGGGGGAGAACCCGCTGCGCATGCAGTCGGTGATCGTCTCCTATGTGCTGACGGTGGCGGTGACGCTGCCGGCCAGCGGCTGGCTGGCGGACAAGGTCGGCGTACAGCGGGTGTTTTTCAGCGCCATCGTGCTGTTTACCCTCGGCTCCATCCTCTGCGCCCGCTCGGAAACCCTGAACGAACTGATCGCCTCGCGCGTGATTCAGGGCGTCGGCGGCGCAATGATGGTGCCGGTCGGCCGCCTGACGGTGATGAAGATCGTACCGCGCGAGCAGTACATGGCGGCGATGACCTTCGTGACGCTGCCGGGCCAGATCGGCCCGCTGATGGGGCCGGCGCTGGGCGGCTTTCTGGTGCAGTACGCCAGCTGGCACTGGATTTTCCTGATCAATATTCCGGTAGGCATCGTGGGCGCCATCGCCACGCTGCTGCTGATGCCCAACTACCAAATGCAAACCCGGCGTTTCGACCTCAGCGGCTTTATCCTGCTGGCGATCGGCATGGCGTCGCTGACGCTGGCGCTCGATGGCCACAAGGGCATGGGGCTGTCCGGCGCCGCCATCGCCGGCCTGGTGGCTCTGGGCGCAGCGGCGCTGTTGGGGTATGTTTGGCATGCCTACGGCAATAGCCGCGCCCTGTTCTCGCTGCGGCTGCTGCGCACCCCGACCTACAAGATCGGGTTGCTGGCCAGCCTGTTGGGGCGCATCGGCAGCGGCATGCTGCCGTTCATGACGCCGCTGTTCCTGCAGGTGGGCATGGGCTTCACGCCGTTCCACGCCGGGCTGATGATGATCCCGATGATCATCGGCAGCATGGGCATGAAGCGCATCGTGGTGCAGGTGGTCAACCGCTTCGGCTATCGCAACGTGCTGGTGGCGGCCACGCTGCTGCTGGCGCTGGTCAGCCTGAGTTTCCTGCTGGCGGCGATGCTCGGCTGGCTGTGGCTGCTGCCGGTGGTGCTGTTCTTCCAGGGGATGGTCAACTCGCTGCGCTTCTCGGCGATGAACACCCTGACGCTGAAAGACTTGCCGGACCGGCTGGCCAGCAGCGGCAACAGCCTGTTGTCGATGGTCATGCAACTGTCGATGAGCCTTGGCGTCAGCGTCGCCGGCATCTTGATCGGCAGCTTCGCCCATCACCAGGTGGTGGCCGACAGCCCGGCCATCCACAGCGCATTTATCTACAGCTACTGCTGTATGGCATTGATTATCGCCCTGCCCGCGCTGGCCTTCGCGCGCGTGCCGGCCGATAGCGCGCCCAACCGCACGCTGACCAAAGAGCCGGGTACCGGCTCAACGAGGTTGCAATGA
- the baeR gene encoding two-component system response regulator BaeR produces the protein MDIQNQPMQIMIVEDEPKLGQLLVDYLQAAGYATRWLTNGSEVVPTVHQHPPALILLDLMLPGADGLTVCRELRRFSDVPIVMVTAKIEEIDRLLGLEIGADDYICKPYSPREVVARVKTILRRSYRPQDNAREDDLLHIDEPRFQASYQGQLLDLTPAEFRLLKTLASQPGNVFSREQLLNNLYDDYRVVTDRTIDSHIKNLRRKLELIDGEKSFIRSVYGVGYRWEADPCRLVNGV, from the coding sequence ATGGACATTCAGAATCAACCTATGCAGATCATGATTGTTGAAGATGAGCCCAAGCTGGGTCAGTTGCTGGTGGATTATCTGCAGGCGGCGGGTTACGCCACCCGCTGGCTGACCAACGGCAGTGAGGTGGTGCCGACCGTGCATCAACATCCGCCGGCGCTGATTTTACTCGATCTGATGCTGCCGGGCGCCGACGGCCTGACGGTATGCCGCGAGCTGCGCCGCTTCAGCGACGTGCCGATCGTGATGGTGACGGCGAAAATCGAAGAGATCGACCGCCTGCTGGGGCTGGAGATCGGCGCCGACGATTACATCTGCAAACCCTACAGCCCGCGCGAGGTAGTGGCGCGGGTGAAAACCATCCTGCGCCGCAGCTATCGGCCGCAGGATAATGCGCGGGAAGATGATCTGCTGCACATCGATGAACCGCGTTTCCAGGCCAGTTATCAGGGGCAGCTGCTGGATCTGACGCCGGCGGAGTTCCGCCTGCTGAAAACCCTGGCCAGCCAACCGGGCAACGTGTTTTCGCGCGAACAGCTGCTGAACAACCTGTATGACGACTATCGGGTAGTCACCGACCGCACCATCGACAGCCACATCAAAAATCTGCGGCGCAAGCTGGAGCTGATCGACGGGGAGAAATCCTTTATCCGCTCGGTATACGGCGTGGGCTACCGCTGGGAAGCCGACCCTTGCCGGCTGGTGAATGGGGTTTAG
- the baeS gene encoding two-component system sensor histidine kinase BaeS — protein MKIGITGKLFLAIFATCMLVLITMHWGVRVSFERGFIDYIKHSNEQRINMLSEALEEQYSRHGNWIFLRNNDQVIYQIMRSFEQNSDSSHNLPPKGWRTQFWVVDSQFNRLVGHSGPVPKEGPRHPIRYNNTIVGWVITTPVERLTRNTDINFDRQQRRTSWIIVALSTLLAAAVTWLLSRGMLAPVKRLVAGTHRLAAGDFTTRVTVSSQDELGRLAHDFNQLATSLEKNEQMRRAFMADVSHELRTPLAVLRGELEALQDGVRQPTPASLSSLQAEVSTLTKLVDDLHQLSLSDLGALAYRKSSVDCVHLLQVAVAAFRERFRAKGLEIVTHLPPQAPLFGDPDRLNQLFNNLLENSLRYTDAGGRLEISAELQPGRLFLYWQDSAPGISDQQLTRIFERFYRAEGSRNRASGGSGLGLAICHNIVEAHDGKIRAEHSPLGGVRITVEFATPIKNKAP, from the coding sequence ATGAAGATAGGCATTACCGGGAAACTGTTCCTGGCCATTTTCGCTACCTGCATGCTGGTGTTGATCACCATGCATTGGGGGGTGCGCGTCAGCTTTGAACGCGGCTTTATCGATTACATCAAGCACAGCAACGAGCAGCGCATCAACATGCTGAGCGAAGCGCTGGAGGAGCAGTACAGCCGCCACGGCAACTGGATATTCCTGCGCAACAACGATCAGGTTATCTACCAGATCATGCGTTCGTTCGAACAGAACAGCGACAGCAGCCACAACCTGCCGCCCAAGGGCTGGCGCACCCAGTTTTGGGTGGTGGACAGCCAGTTCAACCGGCTGGTGGGCCACTCCGGGCCGGTGCCGAAAGAGGGGCCGCGCCACCCGATCCGCTATAACAACACCATCGTCGGCTGGGTGATCACTACCCCGGTCGAACGCCTGACGCGCAACACCGATATCAACTTCGATCGCCAGCAGCGGCGCACCAGCTGGATTATCGTCGCGCTCTCCACCTTGCTGGCGGCGGCGGTGACCTGGCTGCTGTCGCGCGGCATGCTGGCGCCGGTCAAGCGCCTGGTGGCGGGCACTCATCGCCTGGCGGCAGGCGACTTCACCACCCGCGTGACGGTCAGCAGCCAGGATGAGCTGGGCAGGCTGGCGCACGACTTCAATCAGTTAGCCACCTCACTGGAGAAAAATGAGCAGATGCGCCGCGCCTTTATGGCCGACGTGTCGCATGAGCTGCGCACGCCGCTGGCGGTGCTGCGCGGCGAGCTGGAGGCGCTGCAGGACGGCGTGCGCCAGCCGACGCCGGCGTCACTCAGCTCGCTGCAGGCCGAGGTGTCCACCCTGACCAAACTGGTCGATGACCTGCACCAGCTTTCGCTTTCCGATCTCGGCGCGTTGGCCTATCGCAAGTCGTCGGTAGACTGCGTGCATCTGCTGCAGGTTGCCGTCGCCGCCTTCCGCGAACGCTTCCGCGCCAAAGGGCTGGAAATCGTCACGCATCTGCCGCCCCAGGCGCCGCTGTTCGGCGATCCCGATCGCCTGAACCAGTTGTTCAATAACCTGCTGGAAAACAGCCTGCGCTACACCGACGCCGGCGGCCGGTTGGAAATCAGCGCCGAGCTACAGCCGGGGCGGCTCTTCCTCTACTGGCAGGACAGCGCGCCGGGCATCAGCGATCAGCAACTGACGCGCATTTTCGAACGTTTCTACCGGGCGGAAGGCTCACGCAACCGCGCCAGCGGCGGTTCCGGCTTGGGTCTGGCGATCTGCCACAACATTGTGGAGGCGCACGATGGAAAAATCCGCGCCGAGCATTCGCCTTTAGGCGGCGTGCGCATTACAGTAGAATTTGCTACCCCGATAAAAAATAAGGCGCCCTGA